The following coding sequences lie in one Takifugu rubripes chromosome 8, fTakRub1.2, whole genome shotgun sequence genomic window:
- the synpo2a gene encoding synaptopodin-2 isoform X2 encodes MGIGDYMCVTLRGGAPWGFTLKEGAGETYRPLLVSQVEEGGLASLAGVKDGDEMVSLNGEPCADLALSQAVDVVDASADCLQLLIRRCCSVSAEEEEPEEMCPGQGSDATTESTTLHIFSSEQRCQSPRELFIPASQDEAFYDLNSNRAVSKGPELVCTELRVSSPADQRGQEPDQERCFSPGDLVELQVSVQTSSDGGCASLGSALGILGEPSNREAADMVHKTTTGVLQLEPGELRQPLKQLGVVVGSPEEPGREEGAQEHLQGSEGRGMTRVGGPEVSGRAGSQSEGEGGGGCEGDPRSFSVSFGTPSDDGTPAEEQDSDSEGDPDKPHKHHARHSRLRRCESLSEKQVKEAKSKCKRIALLLTTAPSNPNNKGVLMFKKHRQRAKKYTLVSYGTGEDEPESSDEEDGEGGEPCTVEFTLVATSDSEIDKHFQTNSKSVLAVSLDKGLLEIERNLNNQAEMECLPETKGKGAVMFAQRRQRMDEIAAEHEELRRHGIPVEGIQEAEKNLAEQSYMQSAAESHVYMDVSAHQQSQQQQYQQYYEQQQYQQQQYPKEYQQQQQQHYEQQHFQQQQMYQQQQAYGQEQQMQHYSTNINGTVQHQTSEMQTTFSNRTAKPFSVENMAAVPYSPPASGFSQDSLGHGEQIASRDERIATPAIKTGVLMEGRKRNTAKPMFTFKERPKVSPNPALLNLLNKGDKKLGFESGPEEDYLSLGAEACNFLQSSLKNKNPPPVAPKPAVNPTCLPWSTQTELANQAVAQQPENGVSTPAVVPIAESAPASELEPTPAPVAEPSPPPAPQGVPVSTTTMDPHTLALPEPEPQEQSLQVTTEEDNVAAGLSQPAPQTTWAVSQVQTQQQQSSHSWHQVQPQEVAASQSPSQPPWIASQSPQAQVQPPTLTSTWSPQNQLSWNPPVEQARPPTHAHPTWGHPQEQRQAQPPWAQSQPPNMQPTPPAWGQPQDQQVQKQQPQAPWVEPPQAQPHHHQPPWIQPQQKVQAQPPWGQLQPEVQQQPPWVQQHQAPQQEWAQAQAPGQPQQPWMSAQRQQPQQPSTNAWPPSQTQAQTQPPWMQPSQVQVPAGPEANVNPWAPVPAKAQAHPPWAQSSAEHGQQSTTQTQQQAPWAQPVSPQTTPQPSQRPPMSTWGSAQTPPQTAVNTWTPQLQRAPANVSTSAVNTRPSPKPWTPPQNAPQSQSHPPPPQRMHSYTMAHRASPPINPMATVLNPSSQSSPLNLPAVRGKGADMFVKRQSRMEKFVVDSETVEANKASRSTSPAASLPNEWKYTPNAHGRSYSHSPPSGLLFRGQRPASASSSPRPSRVDKGYKRLSPWEAASRNPLGLVDEAFPFQDLQQDLVSNVHSAAQRRSLPEPPAEWKAKVSYQAPQGAGTWSLIRNQSRAPLPSFLSPQSSVSAPTGYRSLPRQWQPQRPPASNVGTSRSFSEVRRPVGMQQGYKTVYTSNMGWRR; translated from the exons GTAGAGGAAGGTGGCCTGGCGTCTCTGGCCGGAGTGAAGGATGGAGATGAGATGGTGTCGCTCAACGGAGAGCCGTGCGCCGACCTCGCCCTTTCACAGGCCGTTGACGTGGTGGACGCCTCGGCCGActgtctgcagctgctcatTAGAAG GTGCTGCAGCGTCTCTgccgaagaagaagaaccagAGGAGATGTGTCCTGGCCAGGGCtctgatgccaccacagagagCACCACccttcacatcttctcttcagagcAGAGGTGTCAAAGCCCGAGGGAGCTCTTCATACCTGCGTCCCAGGACGAGGCCTTTTATGACTTGAATAGCAATCGAGCGGTTTCCAAAGGACCCGAACTGGTTTGTACCGAGCTGCGTGTTTCTTCACCGGCCGATCAGCGAGGGCAAGAACCCGACCAAGAGCGCTGCTTCTCTCCGGGTGACCTGGTGGAGCTACAGGTGTCGGTGCAAACCTCCAGCGACGGGGGATGCGCGTCCCTCGGCAGTGCCCTCGGGATCCTCGGGGAGCCATCCaacagagaagctgctgacaTGGTCCACAAAACCACCACCGGCGTGTTGCAGTTGGAGCCCGGAGAGCTCAGACAACCACTCAAACAGCTCGGCGTGGTGGTCGGCTCCCCAGAGGAGCCGGGACGGGAGGAGGGAGCGCAAGAGCATCTCCAGGGATCGGAAGGGAGGGGCATGACGAGAGTGGGTGGCCCCGAGGTCAGTGGACGTGCTGGATCCCAaagtgaaggagaaggaggaggaggctgtgaGGGGGATCCTCGGTCTTTCAGCGTCTCATTTGGAACTCCCTCAGATGACGGGACACCAGCGGAAGAGCAGGACTCTGATTCTGAAGGGGATCCAGACaaaccacacaaacatcacGCAAGACACTCAA GGCTCAGGCGTTGCGAGAGTCTGTCTGAGAAGCAAGTGAAGGAGGCCAAGTCTAAATGTAAGCGTATCGCTCTTCTCCTTACGACCGCTCCTTCCAACCCCAACAACAAGGGGGTGTTGATGTTCAAAAAGCATCGGCAGCGGGCCAAGAAATACACCCTTGTGAGCTACGGCACTGGAGAAGACGAGCCGGAGTCCAGCGACGAAGAAGACGGGGAAGGCGGAGAACCCTGCACTGTTGAATTCACCCTCGTGGCTACGAGTGATTCTGAAATAGACAAACATTTTCAGACTAATAGCAAAAGCGTGCTAGCGGTGAGCCTGGACAAAGGTCTTCTGGAGATTGAACGGAATCTGAACAACCAAGCAGAGATGGAATGTTTGCCTGAAACCAAGGGCAAAGGAGCTGTCATGTTTGCCCAACGGCGGCAAAGGATGGATGAGATCGCTGCCGAACACGAGGAACTTCGGCGCCATGGAATCCCAGTGGAAGGAATTCAAGAGGCTGAAAAGAACCTGGCAGAACAGTCCTACATGCAGTCCGCCGCAGAGAGCCACGTCTACATGGATGTGAGCGCGCACCAAcaaagccagcagcagcagtaccaGCAGTActatgagcagcagcagtaccAACAGCAACAGTATCCTAAagagtatcagcagcagcagcagcagcactacgagcagcagcactttcagcagcagcagatgtacCAGCAGCAGCAAGCCTATGGCCaagagcagcagatgcagcactACTCTACAAACATCAACGGCACCGTCCAGCACCAGACCAGTGAGATGCAGACTACTTTCAGCAATCGCACGGCAAAGCCTTTCTCCGTAGAGAACATGGCGGCCGTCCCTTATTCTCCTCCAGCGAGTGGGTTCAGTCAGGATTCTCTCGGGCACGGAGAGCAGATAGCATCCCGGGATGAGCGAATCGCTACTCCTGCTATTAAAACCGGTGTCTTAAtggaagggaggaaaagaaacactGCTAAACCGATGTTTACTTTCAAGGAACGTCCAAAAGTGTCTCCGAACCCAGCATTATTGAACCTCCTCAACAAAGGTGATAAGAAGTTGGGTTTTGAGTCAGGGCCTGAGGAGGACTACCTCAGCCTTGGGGCCGAGGCTTGTAATTTCCTTCAGTCCTCTCTGAAAAATAAGAATCCTCCACCAGTGGCTCCAAAGCCTGCGGTGAATCCCACTTGTCTTCCCTGGTCCACACAGACAGAACTGGCCAACCAGGCAGTGGCTCAACAACCTGAAAATGGCGTTTCCACACCTGCTGTGGTCCCGATAGCAGAGTCTGCGCCTGCTTCGGAGCTAGAGCCAACCCCTGCACCTGTTGCTGagccctctccccctcctgccccccagGGGGTTCCTGTGAGCACCACTACAATGGATCCACACACACTGGCTCTCCCTGAACCGGAACCTCAAGAACAGTCTCTGCAAGTCACAACCGAGGAAGACAACGTTGCTGCAGGTTTGAGCCAACCTGCTCCACAGACTACCTGGGCGGTGTCACAAGtgcaaacacaacagcagcagtcctCACATTCATGGCATCAAGTCCAGCCTCAGGAAGTAGCAGCAAGTCAATCCCCATCCCAGCCTCCTTGGATAGCAAGTCAGTCCCCTCAGGCACAAGTACAGCCCCCAACACTGACATCTACATGGAGCCCTCAAAACCAGCTGTCATGGAATCCACCTGTGGAGCAAGCACGACCCCCGACCCATGCTCATCCAACCTGGGGCCACCCTCAAGAGCAAAGACAAGCTCAGCCACCATGGGCGCAGTCGCAACCGCCGAATATGCAGCCAACGCCACCAGCATGGGGTCAGCCTCAAGACCAACAAGTGCAAAAGCAGCAGCCCCAGGCCCCATGGGTAGAGCCACCGCAAGCTCagcctcatcatcatcaaccaCCGTGGATTCAACCGCAGCAAAAGGTCCAAGCACAACCCCCTTGGGGACAACTTCAGCCAGAagtccagcagcagccgccgtGGGTTCAACAACATCAGGCCCCACAACAAGAGTGGGCCCAGGCCCAAGCGCCAGGGCAGCCTCAACAACCCTGGATGTCTGCTCAGCGTcaacagccacagcagccaTCAACGAATGCATGGCCACCATCACAAACTCAAGCCCAAACCCAGCCACCGTGGATGCAGCCATCGCAAGTGCAGGTTCCAGCGGGACCCGAAGCCAATGTGAACCCATGGGCACCGGTACCTGCCAAGGCTCAGGCTCATCCACCGTGGGCCCAGAGCTCTGCAGAGCATGGTCAGCAGTCCACAACTCAGACCCAACAGCAAGCCCCTTGGGCTCAGCCAGTTTCACCACAGACGACACCACAGCCTTCACAGCGACCACCGATGAGCACGTGGGGCTCCGCTCAGACTCCGCCTCAGACAGCTGTGAACACCTGGACGCCACAATTACAGCGAGCACCTGCAAACGTGTCGACGTCTGCGGTCAACACACGTCCCTCTCCAAAACCTTGGACTCCGCCGCAAAATGCTCCACAAAGCCAAAGCCATCCGCCCCCGCCGCAGCGGATGCACTCCTACACAATGGCTCACAGAGCTTCACCACCCATCAACCCGATGGCAACCGTTCTGAACCCATCGTCCCAAAGCTCCCCCTTAAACCTGCCAGCTGTCAGAGGGAAAGGAGCTGATATGTTTGTCAAGAGGCAGTCTCGCATGGAGAAGTTTGTTGTGGATTCCGAGACGGTAGAAGCCAACAAGGCAAGCCGGTCGACGTCTCCTGCCGCGTCGTTGCCCAACGAGTGGAAGTATACGCCAAAT GCACACGGAAGGAGCTACTCCCATTCTCCACCCTCCGGACTGCTGTTCCGAGGGCAGAGGCCAGCTTCAGCCTCGTCGTCTCCGAGGCCCTCCCGGGTGGACAAGGGCTACAAACGCCTCTCGCCATGGGAGGCGGCCTCCCGCAATCCCCTGGGCCTTGTGGACGAAGCCTTTCCtttccaggacctccagcaagACCTCGTCTCAAACGTCCACTCAGCGGCCCAGCGCCGGAGCCTCCCGGAGCCTCCGGCAGAGTGGAAGGCCAAGGTCTCCTACCAGGCTCCGCAGGGGGCTGGAACTTGGAGCCTGATCCGCAACCAGAGTCGCGCTCCGTTGCCGTCATTCCTGTCTCCGCAGAGCTCCGTCTCTGCTCCCACTGGCTACCGATCTCTGCCCAGACAGTGGCAACCTCAGAGGCCACCGGCCTCAAACGTGGGGACCTCGCGGTCCTTCTCCGAGGTCAGGAGACCAGTGGGGATGCAACAAGGGTACAAGACGGTGTACACCAGCAACATGGGCTGGAGGCGGTAG
- the synpo2a gene encoding synaptopodin-2 isoform X1, protein MGIGDYMCVTLRGGAPWGFTLKEGAGETYRPLLVSQVEEGGLASLAGVKDGDEMVSLNGEPCADLALSQAVDVVDASADCLQLLIRRCCSVSAEEEEPEEMCPGQGSDATTESTTLHIFSSEQRCQSPRELFIPASQDEAFYDLNSNRAVSKGPELVCTELRVSSPADQRGQEPDQERCFSPGDLVELQVSVQTSSDGGCASLGSALGILGEPSNREAADMVHKTTTGVLQLEPGELRQPLKQLGVVVGSPEEPGREEGAQEHLQGSEGRGMTRVGGPEVSGRAGSQSEGEGGGGCEGDPRSFSVSFGTPSDDGTPAEEQDSDSEGDPDKPHKHHARHSRLRRCESLSEKQVKEAKSKCKRIALLLTTAPSNPNNKGVLMFKKHRQRAKKYTLVSYGTGEDEPESSDEEDGEGGEPCTVEFTLVATSDSEIDKHFQTNSKSVLAVSLDKGLLEIERNLNNQAEMECLPETKGKGAVMFAQRRQRMDEIAAEHEELRRHGIPVEGIQEAEKNLAEQSYMQSAAESHVYMDVSAHQQSQQQQYQQYYEQQQYQQQQYPKEYQQQQQQHYEQQHFQQQQMYQQQQAYGQEQQMQHYSTNINGTVQHQTSEMQTTFSNRTAKPFSVENMAAVPYSPPASGFSQDSLGHGEQIASRDERIATPAIKTGVLMEGRKRNTAKPMFTFKERPKVSPNPALLNLLNKGDKKLGFESGPEEDYLSLGAEACNFLQSSLKNKNPPPVAPKPAVNPTCLPWSTQTELANQAVAQQPENGVSTPAVVPIAESAPASELEPTPAPVAEPSPPPAPQGVPVSTTTMDPHTLALPEPEPQEQSLQVTTEEDNVAAGLSQPAPQTTWAVSQVQTQQQQSSHSWHQVQPQEVAASQSPSQPPWIASQSPQAQVQPPTLTSTWSPQNQLSWNPPVEQARPPTHAHPTWGHPQEQRQAQPPWAQSQPPNMQPTPPAWGQPQDQQVQKQQPQAPWVEPPQAQPHHHQPPWIQPQQKVQAQPPWGQLQPEVQQQPPWVQQHQAPQQEWAQAQAPGQPQQPWMSAQRQQPQQPSTNAWPPSQTQAQTQPPWMQPSQVQVPAGPEANVNPWAPVPAKAQAHPPWAQSSAEHGQQSTTQTQQQAPWAQPVSPQTTPQPSQRPPMSTWGSAQTPPQTAVNTWTPQLQRAPANVSTSAVNTRPSPKPWTPPQNAPQSQSHPPPPQRMHSYTMAHRASPPINPMATVLNPSSQSSPLNLPAVRGKGADMFVKRQSRMEKFVVDSETVEANKASRSTSPAASLPNEWKYTPNVRAPPSRAYNPIQSPFYPPAATKQPPSSSPSTKAKSKGKQKETPPPKPLNVVDVMKHQPYQLNSSLFIFGAPVETEKPKAAPSLPNPPVENQQVRYEQMPPVQAGGPYNVPCSQAAFGIPMQPTMHDGHYQPNPPDMYPPPNPYQQPPVAYQQAYDQQYQQPIPPAYNPQTPQGSIYQHPPQAPYQPANSPPYLATPSLPFQPQPPSSYAGPNVAVAAKAESVSGGSTAPKPKFTAKKSSAQIWKPAAVDKE, encoded by the exons GTAGAGGAAGGTGGCCTGGCGTCTCTGGCCGGAGTGAAGGATGGAGATGAGATGGTGTCGCTCAACGGAGAGCCGTGCGCCGACCTCGCCCTTTCACAGGCCGTTGACGTGGTGGACGCCTCGGCCGActgtctgcagctgctcatTAGAAG GTGCTGCAGCGTCTCTgccgaagaagaagaaccagAGGAGATGTGTCCTGGCCAGGGCtctgatgccaccacagagagCACCACccttcacatcttctcttcagagcAGAGGTGTCAAAGCCCGAGGGAGCTCTTCATACCTGCGTCCCAGGACGAGGCCTTTTATGACTTGAATAGCAATCGAGCGGTTTCCAAAGGACCCGAACTGGTTTGTACCGAGCTGCGTGTTTCTTCACCGGCCGATCAGCGAGGGCAAGAACCCGACCAAGAGCGCTGCTTCTCTCCGGGTGACCTGGTGGAGCTACAGGTGTCGGTGCAAACCTCCAGCGACGGGGGATGCGCGTCCCTCGGCAGTGCCCTCGGGATCCTCGGGGAGCCATCCaacagagaagctgctgacaTGGTCCACAAAACCACCACCGGCGTGTTGCAGTTGGAGCCCGGAGAGCTCAGACAACCACTCAAACAGCTCGGCGTGGTGGTCGGCTCCCCAGAGGAGCCGGGACGGGAGGAGGGAGCGCAAGAGCATCTCCAGGGATCGGAAGGGAGGGGCATGACGAGAGTGGGTGGCCCCGAGGTCAGTGGACGTGCTGGATCCCAaagtgaaggagaaggaggaggaggctgtgaGGGGGATCCTCGGTCTTTCAGCGTCTCATTTGGAACTCCCTCAGATGACGGGACACCAGCGGAAGAGCAGGACTCTGATTCTGAAGGGGATCCAGACaaaccacacaaacatcacGCAAGACACTCAA GGCTCAGGCGTTGCGAGAGTCTGTCTGAGAAGCAAGTGAAGGAGGCCAAGTCTAAATGTAAGCGTATCGCTCTTCTCCTTACGACCGCTCCTTCCAACCCCAACAACAAGGGGGTGTTGATGTTCAAAAAGCATCGGCAGCGGGCCAAGAAATACACCCTTGTGAGCTACGGCACTGGAGAAGACGAGCCGGAGTCCAGCGACGAAGAAGACGGGGAAGGCGGAGAACCCTGCACTGTTGAATTCACCCTCGTGGCTACGAGTGATTCTGAAATAGACAAACATTTTCAGACTAATAGCAAAAGCGTGCTAGCGGTGAGCCTGGACAAAGGTCTTCTGGAGATTGAACGGAATCTGAACAACCAAGCAGAGATGGAATGTTTGCCTGAAACCAAGGGCAAAGGAGCTGTCATGTTTGCCCAACGGCGGCAAAGGATGGATGAGATCGCTGCCGAACACGAGGAACTTCGGCGCCATGGAATCCCAGTGGAAGGAATTCAAGAGGCTGAAAAGAACCTGGCAGAACAGTCCTACATGCAGTCCGCCGCAGAGAGCCACGTCTACATGGATGTGAGCGCGCACCAAcaaagccagcagcagcagtaccaGCAGTActatgagcagcagcagtaccAACAGCAACAGTATCCTAAagagtatcagcagcagcagcagcagcactacgagcagcagcactttcagcagcagcagatgtacCAGCAGCAGCAAGCCTATGGCCaagagcagcagatgcagcactACTCTACAAACATCAACGGCACCGTCCAGCACCAGACCAGTGAGATGCAGACTACTTTCAGCAATCGCACGGCAAAGCCTTTCTCCGTAGAGAACATGGCGGCCGTCCCTTATTCTCCTCCAGCGAGTGGGTTCAGTCAGGATTCTCTCGGGCACGGAGAGCAGATAGCATCCCGGGATGAGCGAATCGCTACTCCTGCTATTAAAACCGGTGTCTTAAtggaagggaggaaaagaaacactGCTAAACCGATGTTTACTTTCAAGGAACGTCCAAAAGTGTCTCCGAACCCAGCATTATTGAACCTCCTCAACAAAGGTGATAAGAAGTTGGGTTTTGAGTCAGGGCCTGAGGAGGACTACCTCAGCCTTGGGGCCGAGGCTTGTAATTTCCTTCAGTCCTCTCTGAAAAATAAGAATCCTCCACCAGTGGCTCCAAAGCCTGCGGTGAATCCCACTTGTCTTCCCTGGTCCACACAGACAGAACTGGCCAACCAGGCAGTGGCTCAACAACCTGAAAATGGCGTTTCCACACCTGCTGTGGTCCCGATAGCAGAGTCTGCGCCTGCTTCGGAGCTAGAGCCAACCCCTGCACCTGTTGCTGagccctctccccctcctgccccccagGGGGTTCCTGTGAGCACCACTACAATGGATCCACACACACTGGCTCTCCCTGAACCGGAACCTCAAGAACAGTCTCTGCAAGTCACAACCGAGGAAGACAACGTTGCTGCAGGTTTGAGCCAACCTGCTCCACAGACTACCTGGGCGGTGTCACAAGtgcaaacacaacagcagcagtcctCACATTCATGGCATCAAGTCCAGCCTCAGGAAGTAGCAGCAAGTCAATCCCCATCCCAGCCTCCTTGGATAGCAAGTCAGTCCCCTCAGGCACAAGTACAGCCCCCAACACTGACATCTACATGGAGCCCTCAAAACCAGCTGTCATGGAATCCACCTGTGGAGCAAGCACGACCCCCGACCCATGCTCATCCAACCTGGGGCCACCCTCAAGAGCAAAGACAAGCTCAGCCACCATGGGCGCAGTCGCAACCGCCGAATATGCAGCCAACGCCACCAGCATGGGGTCAGCCTCAAGACCAACAAGTGCAAAAGCAGCAGCCCCAGGCCCCATGGGTAGAGCCACCGCAAGCTCagcctcatcatcatcaaccaCCGTGGATTCAACCGCAGCAAAAGGTCCAAGCACAACCCCCTTGGGGACAACTTCAGCCAGAagtccagcagcagccgccgtGGGTTCAACAACATCAGGCCCCACAACAAGAGTGGGCCCAGGCCCAAGCGCCAGGGCAGCCTCAACAACCCTGGATGTCTGCTCAGCGTcaacagccacagcagccaTCAACGAATGCATGGCCACCATCACAAACTCAAGCCCAAACCCAGCCACCGTGGATGCAGCCATCGCAAGTGCAGGTTCCAGCGGGACCCGAAGCCAATGTGAACCCATGGGCACCGGTACCTGCCAAGGCTCAGGCTCATCCACCGTGGGCCCAGAGCTCTGCAGAGCATGGTCAGCAGTCCACAACTCAGACCCAACAGCAAGCCCCTTGGGCTCAGCCAGTTTCACCACAGACGACACCACAGCCTTCACAGCGACCACCGATGAGCACGTGGGGCTCCGCTCAGACTCCGCCTCAGACAGCTGTGAACACCTGGACGCCACAATTACAGCGAGCACCTGCAAACGTGTCGACGTCTGCGGTCAACACACGTCCCTCTCCAAAACCTTGGACTCCGCCGCAAAATGCTCCACAAAGCCAAAGCCATCCGCCCCCGCCGCAGCGGATGCACTCCTACACAATGGCTCACAGAGCTTCACCACCCATCAACCCGATGGCAACCGTTCTGAACCCATCGTCCCAAAGCTCCCCCTTAAACCTGCCAGCTGTCAGAGGGAAAGGAGCTGATATGTTTGTCAAGAGGCAGTCTCGCATGGAGAAGTTTGTTGTGGATTCCGAGACGGTAGAAGCCAACAAGGCAAGCCGGTCGACGTCTCCTGCCGCGTCGTTGCCCAACGAGTGGAAGTATACGCCAAATGTACGCGCTCCACCCTCACGGGCTTATAATCCTATTCAGTCCCCTTTTTATCCCCCAGCAGCAACCAAGCAGCCCCCATCGAGTAGCCCTTCAACCAAGGCTAAGAGCAAGGGCAAACAGAAGGAAACTCCTCCCCCGAAACCCCTCAATGTTGTGGATGTTATGAAACATCAGCCCTATCAACTCAATtcttctctctttatttttggGGCTCCTGTAGAGACTGAAAAGCCCAAAGCTGCCCCTTCACTTCCCAACCCTCCTGTCGAAAACCAACAAGTTAGATATGAGCAAATGCCCCCTGTCCAGGCCGGCGGGCCGTACAATGTCCCGTGCTCCCAAGCAGCCTTTGGGATACCCATGCAGCCAACGATGCATGACGGTCACTACCAGCCAAACCCACCAGATATGTATCCTCCCCCCAACCCTTATCAACAACCCCCTGTTGCATACCAACAGGCATATGACCAACAGTACCAGCAACCCATCCCACCTGCATATAACCCCCAAACTCCTCAGGGCTCCATATACCAACACCCGCCGCAAGCCCCGTATCAGCCAGCAAATAGCCCCCCCTACCTGGCAACTCCATCACTGCCTTtccaaccacagcctcccagtaGCTACGCTGGCCCTAACGTTGCTGTAGCTGCGAAGGCTGAGTCAGTTTCAGGCGGTTCCACCGCTCCTAAACCCAAATTCACAGCCAAAAAGAGCTCGGCTCAGATATGGAAGCCTGCAGCTGTTGATAAGGAGTGA